From a region of the Triticum aestivum cultivar Chinese Spring chromosome 7D, IWGSC CS RefSeq v2.1, whole genome shotgun sequence genome:
- the LOC123165341 gene encoding squamosa promoter-binding-like protein 15, producing the protein MQREVGPQVASPLYLHQIQPLPPHAAAAARKRGSPWPAVEPPENAPIGAGAAAGGNWNPSMWDWDSRAFTARPSSDALRLGGGLNHHHHHQQQQQAQPPPATAAEVRRQGGGGAGDLSLQLTLREEASMAMDVSPTTTLSSSPSPPARASQEQAVRPSKRVRSGSPGTASGGGGGGGGGGSASGGGSYPMCQVDDCRADLTSAKDYHRRHKVCEIHSKTTKAVVGNQMQRFCQQCSRFHPLSEFDEGKRSCRRRLAGHNRRRRKTQPTDVASQLLLPENQENAANRTQDIVNLITVIARLQGGNVGKLPSIPPIPDKDNLVQIISKINSINNANSVAKSPPSEAIDLNASQGQQQDSSVQNATKVVDKQTVPSTMDLLTVLSGALGTSTPETNTSQSQGSSDSSGNNKSKSHSTEPACVVNSHEKSIRPFPAAGMLRSSSTHGSPPEVYKQPDRDTHPYLSLQLFGNNEDIPVKMDTANKYLSSESSNPMDERSPSSSPPVTHTFFPTRSVNEGIRHPRIADYGEDGATVENSTTRAWCAPPLELFKDSERPTENGSPPNPTYQSCYASTSGSDHSPSTSNSDGQDRTGKIIFKLFGKEPGSIPGNLRDEVVNWLKHSPTEMEGYIRPGCLVLSMYLSMPTIAWDELEENFLQRVNSLVQASDLDFWRKGRFLVRSDNQLVSYKDGMTRLSKSWRTWNTPELTLVTPIAVVGGRKTSLVLKGRNLTIPGTQIHCTSAGKYISKEVLCSAYPGTIYDDSGVETFDLPGEPSLTLGRCFIEVENRFRGNSFPVIFANKSICQELRNLEDELEDSRFPDVSPDDQVHDARRLKPRDQVLHFLNELGWLFQKAAACTPSTKSDVSHSELIQFSTARFRHLLLFSNERDWCSLTKTLLEILTKRSMVSDELSHETLEMLSEIHLLNRAVKRKSSHMVHLLVQFVVICPDNSKLYPFLPNYPGPGGLTPLHLAASIDDAEDIVDALTDDPQQIGLSCWHSVLDDEGLSPEVYATFRNNGSYNELVTRKLMDRKNSQVTIVLNKGEIHMDQPGNVGANNASGIQALEIRSCNQCAILESGLLRRPMRSRGLLARPYIHSMLAIAAVCVCVCVFMRALLRFNSGRSFKWERLDFGPT; encoded by the exons ATGCAGAGGGAGGTGGGGCCGCAGGTGGCCTCCCCGCTGTACCTGCACCAGATCCAGCCGCTGCCTCcccatgcggcggcggcggccaggaagCGCGGCAGCCCGTGGCCCGCCGTGGAGCCGCCGGAGAACGCCCCCATTGGGGCCGGCGCCGCGGCCGGAGGGAACTGGAACCCCAGCATGTGGGACTGGGACAGCCGCGCCTTCACCGCCAGGCCGTCCTCCGACGCGCTCCGCCTCGGCGGCGGGCtgaaccaccaccatcaccaccaacagcagcagcaggcgcagccgccgccggcgacggctgCCGAGGTGCGGCGGCAGGGGGGCGGGGGTGCCGGTGACCTGAGCCTTCAGCTGACCCTGCGGGAGGAGGCATCGATGGCGATGGATGTGAGCCCGACAACTACCTTgtcttcttcgccttctccgcctGCACGGGCGTCACAGGAGCAGGCTGTTAGGCCTAGCAAGAGGGTTCGGTCTGGATCGCCCGGAACTGCttctggaggaggcggcggcggtggtggcggagggaGCGCTAGCGGAGGCGGCAGCTATCCCATGTGCCAGGTGGATGATTGCCGCGCGGATCTGACCAGCGCCAAGGATTACCACCGGAGGCACAAGGTGTGTGAGATCCACAGCAAGACAACCAAGGCGGTAGTTGGCAACCAGATGCAGCGCTTCTGCCAGCAGTGTAGTAG ATTTCATCCGCTCTCGGAGTTCGATGAGGGTAAGAGGAGTTGCAGGCGAAGGCTTGCCGGACACAACAGACGGCGGAGGAAAACCCAGCCAACAGATGTTGCTTCACAATTGCTGCTTCCTGAAAACCAAGAAAATGCAGCAAATAGGACACAAGATATTGTCAATCTGATCACTGTTATTGCACGCTTGCAAG GTGGTAATGTTGGTAAACTACCCAGCATCCCTCCGATACCGGATAAAGATAATCTGGTCCAAATCATAAGCAAAATAAACTCAATCAATAATGCAAACTCCGTGGCAAAGTCTCCTCCATCAGAAGCCATTGATTTGAATGCCTCGCAGGGGCAACAACAAGATTCttctgtccaaaatgcaacaaagGTGGTCGACAAGCAGACTGTGCCATCAACCATGGATTTGCTAACAGTTCTATCTGGTGCTCTTGGGACATCAACCCCCGAGACCAATACATCTCAGTCCCAGGGGAGCAGTGATAGCAGTGGTAATAACAAGAGCAAGAGTCATTCAACAGAGCCAGCATGTGTTGTAAATTCCCATGAGAAATCCATTCGACCTTTTCCCGCAGCTGGTATGTTAAGGAGTAGCAGCACCCATGGAAGTCCACCTGAAGTATATAAGCAGCCAGACCGAGATACCCATCCGTACTTGTCGCTGCAATTGTTTGGTAACAATGAGGACATTCCTGTGAAAATGGACACTGCAAATAAGTACTTGTCTTCCGAGAGCAGTAATCCTATGGACGAGAGGTCTCCTTCATCCTCTCCACCTGTAACACACACATTTTTCCCCACTCGTTCAGTAAATGAAGGCATCAGGCATCCTCGTATTGCTGACTATGGAGAAGATGGTGCAACAGTTGAGAACAGTACCACTCGGGCATGGTGCGCGCCACCGCTTGAGCTTTTCAAGGATTCAGAACGGCCAACGGAAAATGGGTCACCACCAAACCCCACATACCAGTCATGTTATGCTTCAACATCTGGTTCAGACCATTCTCCATCAACGTCAAATTCAGATGGACAG GATCGTACTGGAAAGATTATATTCAAGCTCTTTGGCAAGGAACCTGGCTCAATCCCTGGGAACCTTCGTGACGAG GTTGTAAATTGGCTGAAACACAGCCCCACTGAAATGGAGGGTTACATTCGCCCTGGTTGCCTTGTACTATCCATGTATCTGTCAATGCCAACTATTGCATGGGATGAA CTTGAAGAAAATTTCCTCCAGCGAGTAAACTCGTTAGTTCAGGCTTCTGATTTGGATTTCTGGAGAAAAGGGAGGTTTTTAGTTCGAAGCGACAACCAGTTGGTGTCGTACAAAGATG GAATGACCCGCCTCTCAAAATCATGGAGAACATGGAATACCCCTGAGTTGACCCTTGTGACACCAATTGCTGTTGTTGGTGGGAGAAAGACCTCTCTCGTTCTTAAGGGCCGTAATCTAACGATCCCGGGCACCCA GATCCACTGCACCAGCGCGGGGAAGTATATATCGAAAGAGGTACTATGTTCAGCGTATCCGGGTACCATATATGATGATTCAGGAGTCGAGACCTTTGACTTACCGGGAGAACCAAGTCTTACTCTTGGGCGTTGCTTTATTGAG GTTGAGAACAGGTTCAGAGGAAACAGCTTCCCTGTTATTTTTGCGAATAAAAGCATCTGTCAGGAGTTAAGAAACCTTGAAGATGAACTTGAAGATTCGCGGTTTCCTGATGTCTCTCCAGATGATCAGGTCCATGATGCTAGGCGGCTAAAGCCAAGGGATCAAGTTCTGCATTTTCTTAATGAACTTGGCTGGCTCTTTCAGAAGGCCGCTGCATGCACACCTTCCACCAAATCAGATGTTTCTCATTCAGAGTTGATTCAGTTCTCTACTGCACGGTTCAGACACCTTCTGTTGTTTTCAAATGAGCGGGACTGGTGCTCCCTCACTAAAACACTACTCGAAATTCTTACCAAGAGAAGTATGGTTAGTGACGAGTTATCACATGAGACTCTGGAGATGCTCTCCGAGATTCATCTTCTGAACAGGGCAGTGAAAAGGAAGAGTAGCCACATGGTGCATTTGCTTGTGCAGTTTGTTGTAATTTGCCCTGACAATTCCAAACTGTACCCTTTCCTTCCAAATTATCCCGGCCCTGGTGGTTTGACTCCATTACATCTAGCTGCATCCATTGATGATGCAGAGGATATAGTTGATGCGTTGACAGATGATCCTCAACAG ATTGGTTTGAGCTGCTGGCACTCCGTGCTAGACGATGAAGGGCTATCTCCTGAAGTGTATGCGACGTTCAGGAACAACGGCTCATACAATGAACTTGTCACGCGAAAGCTTATGGACAGGAAGAATAGCCAGGTTACCATTGTGCTCAACAAAGGTGAAATTCATATGGATCAACCAGGGAATGTTGGTGCGAATAATGCATCTGGGATCCAAGCATTGGAAATAAGATCCTGCAACCAGTGCGCCATTTTGGAGTCTGGCTTACTAAGACGCCCTATGCGTTCTCGAGGATTGCTTGCTCGCCCCTACATCCATTCAATGCTTGCCATAGCAGcagtgtgtgtctgtgtctgtgtATTCATGCGAGCTTTGCTGCGGTTTAATTCTGGTAGGTCCTTCAAGTGGGAGAGGTTGGATTTCGGTCCCACATAG